The genomic region TGCCGTCGGCAGCAAGAATGGCGATGTCAAACGTCTGTGAGGTATTGAAATGGAACCCGATCGATTCATCAGAACGATTCTCCAGCGTCAGGTATGCCGACACCGTGTGCTGTTCATTGCTCATGATCCGACCAATCGGAAACTCGGTAGCCATGGCGATACCATTGTGCACCGGATAACTGACGCCACCTACATTGGCGCGGCTGAGTTCATAGTGTACTGGACCGATAAGGCTTTGCTGCGCGTACGACACCAGGCCAAAGCGCGGCACGAACACTGCTTCCAGCAGGCCCGCATCAGCGCACTGCCCGGAAAAAGTCAAGCGCGTGGCGTTGCTGAAATTTCCAGCGCTCGTAGTGCTGACATACTGCTTATCTGCAATGGTTGCCTGGCTCGTGCATTCATCGACACTGACGTTGAAAACACTGCCGACGGGGCGAGAAAAATCCACCAGCAATTGGGTTTTGCCGCTATTGAGCCAGTAGACTTTCTGGCTGGCGTCGTCACTCCAAACCCATTGCTGAGACTTGCCCATAAAGCTGGAGTATTGCTTCCAGTTGGCACCATATGTCTCGATTACCTTCACCGTTACTTCATTGCCATCGTGGTGAAACACCTTGCTATCACCGGCCTGCATTGGCAAATAGTCGTTCGCGGAGATCATCGCGCTCGACATCGCAAGGCTTCCTGTCACCAACATCTTGAACAACGTGTTCATTGCATTCTCCTTTTGAGCAATGGATGGGATGTTCAAAACATTTTTTATGCGACAGACTTCTCTGACAATCAAAAACAATTTCTCGTTGTGATTAATTTTTCTAATGTATGCGCTATCAATCACCGCCGCACATGGCGTGGCTGACGCTTGTTGAACTGAAACTGCGCGATGAAGTTTTTGTGACGGCGAGATTTTCTGCGCACAAATCAATCGAACCGATCAAATAAAGCGCTACTTTAGCGCCGATTGTACAATCATGTATCTACGCGCCACTCGAATAGCTGGAGATATTTTGCGCAACACAACGCTTCAATCTATACAAGCATTGCTGACTTAGTTATCACTCAGTAACTACCCAATTGAAGCAACGTACGAAAGAGCTTTATCCAAAACTTTGCTACTGCATTCATTTCAACCAATCAGACTTTCGCATTTATTCTAAGCACGACAAGACTAGGGCCTGTTTACCTTTGCCACACCGCTGCGACGGAGCCGCCCGTTGCGCAGTGGTCGCGCGCGTTCCTGACGCGCTTGCGACACTTCCCACTTCCCTGTGGGGCGCAGGAATGAGAAGCGTGGTGTACTTGACGTACATGAGCGACGAATGACGCCGCAATGCGCTACGGGCGGCCCGTCCCTTTGGGTTGCGCCCAGAAAAGCGCCATGCCGCGTTGCTCGTTGTTCATTTAGCTCACTAAACTTCTCTCCTCGCGTCTTGCCTGGCACTTTTCTGGGCGGCAACGCTGTGGCGTGGCAAAGATAAACAGGCCCTCAACGCCTTTCGCCTCAAAACTTGTGCTGCCCGGCTATTGGCTTGACACTAACGACTGATGCAACCTGGGCACCACGCCATGCGCCATTTGTTAATTCCGGTAATCGCCAGCACCATAATCAGCACTGCATATGCCACGAACAACCAGCTGGAGCGCAGCGTGTGCGGCTCATTGAAAGAACCGTTCACGTTCTGGATGTGGCGAAGCGCAGCCGGAAGTCCGGCGAATAACGCGGCTGCTCACTATTCGAACGTGCAGCCCCTTGAGCACCGCACAGCCGACGGCCGCCTGCTGCGCGGCTACCGGATAAAAAGTACACAAGCTGACGAACGTTTTATTGGCACCGTCTTGGTTGCTCAAGGAAATGCCATGCTGGCGGACCAACTCCTGCCGGATCTCAGCACTTTTGCGGATGCCGGCTTGGATGTGTGGATCTTTGACTACCGAGGCTACGGCAATTCAGAAGGAAAATCGCGCCTGAAAGCCATGGTCAGCGATTACCGGGAGTTGTTTGCGCGCCTGCACTCAACGACGCAAGGGAAGCATTTTCTGTATGGCATTTCCTTCGGCGGTATCGTCTTGCTAAACGTTATCGGTTCCGGCATTGCGTACGACCGCGTCGTCATTGATTCGACACCAAGTCTGATCTCCAACGAAGGCTGCCCTGCGGAATACGATCCAGCCGCCAACTTGCCCACCGATGCTTCGCGCTTTTTGCTTATCGCTGGCGAACAAGACAATGTGGTGTCGCCAGAAGCATCGAGCAAACTGATGAACCTTGCGCAATCACGCGGTGCCCGCGTGGAAATACGTGGCGAGTTTGCCCACCCGTTTATGGACAAGTCACTGCAACTGCACCAGCTACGTCTGAAACTCGTCAGGGACTTTTTTACAACAGTACCGCCGGCAATAAATAAGGCAATCTCATCGCAAGAATAATCAGGCGAGGTTTTCACCCATTGCGCCTGCAACTGGACCACGCCGCCACTCCATCACAGTAGTGCTGAATAGTCGCCGCCCCTCCAGAGTCAGCCAACTCAAAACCCCTTCATTGCCCCCCTACTTGACAACCGGGTATATCTGTATATATTGACTATACACAGCAAATGGCAGGCCCGATGAACACCGAACTTCTGCTTTCCCCGCACTCCAGCAAGCCAATGTACGCCCAGATCGTTGAGCAAATTATTGCCAAGGTGATGGCGGGCGAATGGCAAGCCGGAGATGCCCTGCCATCGATTCGTGAACTGGCGAGCACCAGCCAGGCCAGCGTGATCACGGTGAAGCGCGCCTATCTGGAACTGGAGCGGGCGGGAGTGATCGTTACGCGTCAGGGTAAAGGCTCCTTCGTCGCCGATACGCTTGAGGCAACGAGGACGCTTGCCAGCGAGGAATTCCAGAGCCGTCTCAATGCATTGCTGGAAGCTGCCCAGAAGCTGCAGCTCAGCCGCCAGGAAATCCTGGACCGGGTCGAGCAAGCCTTGGCAAGCCGTCCCAATATCGAATCTTCGTCGACAGACCAAAAGCAAAGGAAACCAACATGAACTCCGCGGTCGTGCTGAAAGGTGTCAGCAAGCAATACGATGACTTCGCACTGCGCGGCATCGATCTCCACTTACCATCAGGCCAGGTCATGGGTTTGGTTGGTGTCAATGGTGCGGGCAAATCAACATTGCTAAGGCTATTGATGGGACTGATCCGCCCCGATGGTGGTGAGGTCGAAGTGCTTGGGCAGCGGCTGCCGCAAGCACAAGTTGCCGTCAAACGTGATGTGGGTTACGCCTCAGACGACATGCGCCTGTACCGTGGTCAGTCGCTGCGTTGGCACATGGACTTTATTGCGCGCATCTATCCCGGCTGGGACGAAAATTACGCGCAGGATCTGCTG from Permianibacter aggregans harbors:
- a CDS encoding GntR family transcriptional regulator yields the protein MNTELLLSPHSSKPMYAQIVEQIIAKVMAGEWQAGDALPSIRELASTSQASVITVKRAYLELERAGVIVTRQGKGSFVADTLEATRTLASEEFQSRLNALLEAAQKLQLSRQEILDRVEQALASRPNIESSSTDQKQRKPT
- a CDS encoding BsuPI-related putative proteinase inhibitor; this translates as MNTLFKMLVTGSLAMSSAMISANDYLPMQAGDSKVFHHDGNEVTVKVIETYGANWKQYSSFMGKSQQWVWSDDASQKVYWLNSGKTQLLVDFSRPVGSVFNVSVDECTSQATIADKQYVSTTSAGNFSNATRLTFSGQCADAGLLEAVFVPRFGLVSYAQQSLIGPVHYELSRANVGGVSYPVHNGIAMATEFPIGRIMSNEQHTVSAYLTLENRSDESIGFHFNTSQTFDIAILAADGTVLNTWSADKRFMMAFHSIELAPGESRRFGGEIALKDFNGQILDVGSYRLRITITGSNAPQASVFTGVQYSAEAPLYIDQRMTISRP
- a CDS encoding alpha/beta hydrolase, which produces MRHLLIPVIASTIISTAYATNNQLERSVCGSLKEPFTFWMWRSAAGSPANNAAAHYSNVQPLEHRTADGRLLRGYRIKSTQADERFIGTVLVAQGNAMLADQLLPDLSTFADAGLDVWIFDYRGYGNSEGKSRLKAMVSDYRELFARLHSTTQGKHFLYGISFGGIVLLNVIGSGIAYDRVVIDSTPSLISNEGCPAEYDPAANLPTDASRFLLIAGEQDNVVSPEASSKLMNLAQSRGARVEIRGEFAHPFMDKSLQLHQLRLKLVRDFFTTVPPAINKAISSQE